One segment of Opisthocomus hoazin isolate bOpiHoa1 chromosome 22, bOpiHoa1.hap1, whole genome shotgun sequence DNA contains the following:
- the ARL10 gene encoding ADP-ribosylation factor-like protein 10 isoform X2, protein MSPPGPLRHLALALAAAVAVLGSLLFIAWKRYYRGTGTGTGWDGWWERELRQLRDRAPPGDALGWRQVLVLGLDGAGKSSVLHYLCSRTARDRIAPTHGFNSAQLCVEGLEMDLLEVGGSQNLRAYWCHYLSEAHVLVFVVDSVDRSRLLTARQELHALLAAEPRLPLVVLANKQDKSDALSVAELREELALHMLGGQRDLFLLPTSATWASLSTATSVLRVKNLLVTLLSQP, encoded by the exons atGTCGCCTCCCGGCCCCCTCCGGCACCTGGCGCTGGCCCTGGCGGCCGCCGTGGCCGTCCTCGGCTCGCTGCTCTTCATCGCCTGGAAGAGGTACTAccgcggcaccggcaccggcaccggctgGGACGGCTGGTGGGAGCGGGAGCTGCGCCAGCTGCGGGACCGAGCGCCTCCGGGCGACGCG CTGGGCTGGCGGCAggtgctggtgctggggctggacGGGGCCGGGAAGAGCAGCGTCCTGCACTACCTCTGCAGCCGGACGGCCAGGGACCGCATCGCCCCCACCCACGGCTTCAACTCTGCCCAGCTCTGCGTCGAGGGGCTggagatggacctgctggagg TGGGCGGCAGCCAGAACCTGCGAGCGTACTGGTGCCACTACCTGAGCGAGGCCCACGTGCTGGTGTTCGTGGTGGACTCAGTGGACAGGTCACGCCTGCTGACGGCGCGCCAGGAGCTGCACGCACTGCTGGCCGCCGAGCCCCGGCTGCCCTTGGTCGTGCTGGCCAACAAGCAG GACAAGAGCGATGCCCTGAGCGTGGCGGAGCTGCGGGAGGAGCTGGCCCTGCACATGCTCGGCGGGCAGCGGgacctcttcctcctgcccaccaGCGCGACCTGGGCCAGCCTGAGCACTGCCACCAGCGTCCTCCGCGTGAAGAACCTGCTGGTcaccctgctctcccagccctga
- the ARL10 gene encoding ADP-ribosylation factor-like protein 10 isoform X1 has protein sequence MSPPGPLRHLALALAAAVAVLGSLLFIAWKRYYRGTGTGTGWDGWWERELRQLRDRAPPGDAPPVPPQLGWRQVLVLGLDGAGKSSVLHYLCSRTARDRIAPTHGFNSAQLCVEGLEMDLLEVGGSQNLRAYWCHYLSEAHVLVFVVDSVDRSRLLTARQELHALLAAEPRLPLVVLANKQDKSDALSVAELREELALHMLGGQRDLFLLPTSATWASLSTATSVLRVKNLLVTLLSQP, from the exons atGTCGCCTCCCGGCCCCCTCCGGCACCTGGCGCTGGCCCTGGCGGCCGCCGTGGCCGTCCTCGGCTCGCTGCTCTTCATCGCCTGGAAGAGGTACTAccgcggcaccggcaccggcaccggctgGGACGGCTGGTGGGAGCGGGAGCTGCGCCAGCTGCGGGACCGAGCGCCTCCGGGCGACGCG ccccccgtgcccccgcaGCTGGGCTGGCGGCAggtgctggtgctggggctggacGGGGCCGGGAAGAGCAGCGTCCTGCACTACCTCTGCAGCCGGACGGCCAGGGACCGCATCGCCCCCACCCACGGCTTCAACTCTGCCCAGCTCTGCGTCGAGGGGCTggagatggacctgctggagg TGGGCGGCAGCCAGAACCTGCGAGCGTACTGGTGCCACTACCTGAGCGAGGCCCACGTGCTGGTGTTCGTGGTGGACTCAGTGGACAGGTCACGCCTGCTGACGGCGCGCCAGGAGCTGCACGCACTGCTGGCCGCCGAGCCCCGGCTGCCCTTGGTCGTGCTGGCCAACAAGCAG GACAAGAGCGATGCCCTGAGCGTGGCGGAGCTGCGGGAGGAGCTGGCCCTGCACATGCTCGGCGGGCAGCGGgacctcttcctcctgcccaccaGCGCGACCTGGGCCAGCCTGAGCACTGCCACCAGCGTCCTCCGCGTGAAGAACCTGCTGGTcaccctgctctcccagccctga